A DNA window from Methanoculleus sp. SDB contains the following coding sequences:
- a CDS encoding phosphohydrolase, translating into MEDQFAAMIAYVQSAFRESGSHGFDHVLRVTLLCERLGADEQADMRILLPAALFHDIGRPAEEATGIPHEEEGARIAERYLRSVRYDDARIPAIVHAIRTHRFRSAAIPETPEARILSDADKLDAMGAVGIARTFMQAGERGGDMTDAAGHITEKLLLLRDRLYTASARRMAQERHAVLVAFLAALTDELAVPPPPRAPP; encoded by the coding sequence ATGGAAGACCAGTTTGCCGCAATGATCGCCTACGTGCAGTCGGCGTTTCGGGAGTCGGGATCCCACGGATTCGATCACGTCCTCCGGGTCACGCTACTCTGCGAACGGCTGGGTGCGGATGAGCAGGCGGATATGCGGATCCTGCTCCCCGCAGCGTTGTTTCACGATATCGGCCGGCCTGCCGAGGAGGCGACCGGGATACCCCACGAGGAGGAAGGGGCCCGGATTGCGGAGCGGTATCTCCGGTCGGTACGGTACGACGACGCGCGTATCCCGGCGATTGTCCACGCCATCCGCACGCACCGGTTCAGGTCGGCGGCGATACCGGAAACCCCCGAGGCACGGATTCTCTCCGACGCGGACAAGCTGGATGCAATGGGGGCGGTCGGGATTGCCCGGACGTTCATGCAGGCCGGGGAGCGCGGCGGTGACATGACCGACGCCGCCGGCCATATCACGGAGAAACTGCTCCTGCTCCGGGACCGGCTGTATACTGCGAGCGCCCGGCGCATGGCACAGGAGCGGCACGCGGTGCTGGTCGCTTTTCTTGCGGCCCTCACCGATGAGCTGGCGGTACCCCCGCCGCCCCGGGCTCCTCCCTGA